The genomic window TACACTGTAACACATTGAAATGTTGTATGTTGGCTAGCTCAACAAGAGCCACAGGGTTCCAACCGGCCATAGTCCCGTTCCATCTATTGCGCCTTAATCTGACCTAAACAAAATGAGACGATCTACTTTCCTAATCATATCTTCACACATGCTCAATGATTTACCATCTGCATGTTTGGACGTTGTCCATTACTACTGTACAGTGCAGATAAGACGTGGGCTAGACGATATAAAAATGTAAAACAAAGACGAAGACTAAGAGGACAGCTGTGCCTGTAATAGTTCACTTGATTCCTCTCTCCAAAGCAGCCTCCCGTACCCAGACCTCAAATTCCCAGTCAACGGGTACGAATTCCAAGCACAGCTTCCACCTCGTCCTCTAAGATTCGAAGCAAGAAAAGCTGCTACGAGAGGATCACCGCGGCGAGGAAACGATGTGTGGCTGCTGCGACGACTGCGGCGAGAGGGTCTGCTGCTGCATCCCCTACCACGTCCGCGAGAACATCAAGAGCTGCCTCATCCTCCTCGCCGTTGTCGTCGTCCTCGCCGTCATTGCCGCCATCGTAATCGTCGCCCTCGTCTTCGGCGGTCCCCTCCGAAAAGTCCAGATCACCGTGGAAGACGCGTCCCTCACCCGCTTCGCCCTAGTCAGCACGCCCACGACGGCGCTCGCGTACAACCTCTCGATAAGGCTGACAGTGCGCAACCCCAACTGGGCCATCGCCATCAAGCACGACAAACCGTTGGAGGCCGCGTACAGCTTCGACGGGCAGCAGTTCGACCGTGCGAAGGTCGCCGACAAGGGTGACAAGCAGGGCGCCAGGAAGACGGTGGTGTACCGCCTCGACACAAACTCGGACGGCAGGAGCGTGGCGCTGGGCAACGCCGGCGAGGCCGAGTTCAAGAAGGAGAACGCGACGGGGGTGTTCGAGGTGGAGGTGAAGCTGACCGGCAAGTTCAAGTACACGTTGCGCAAGACCAAGTGCAACATCGTGGCCACCTGCCCGCTCAAGCTGCAGCTCGCGCCGCCGGGCACGCCGGCATTAGTGTTCCAAAAGGTCAAGTGCAAGCCCGAAAAGCAGGAGAATAAATACTGCTAGATATGGTTTGATCTGGAGCACGCCATGTATAATGCTTGATGCTTGTGCTGGCCACAATTGATTTGAACTGTGTGTGTTTTTACCTTCTAAGTTCATTTATTTTCCATCTTGTGCAATGAATTAGATTTGCGTGATAGGAATTCGAACAATGCAACTTTGCTTCGAGATCTTTCTTGTTGCGTATCTCCCTCCTTGTGCACAGGCATTGCTGCTGCCATTCATGTTTTGAGATTTGTAAAATTTATGGCTGGGAAAACCTACCACCTCAGTTCGCCTTAAAAAAACAATAGATTTTTAAGAAGTGTTTATGTTATTTCCATGTGTCTCTTGAATTATTCGATTCTTGTCAAAAGGCCAACACAGAACACACAAGAGTTGGCCATGTGCCGGCAGTTGGTCTATTCATTCTTCCATACGTGAGGTTAGACCCACCAGTTAAAAGTGTGGCATGTGGCATTTTATTATCTTCATCATTAACTCAGCTGACGCTCATCTGATGGCGCTTGCCCACCATCTGATGCAACACACCCCATCTAAGACTTCTAATTAATCTGTGCACCCATGGCGCTGATCTCGTATCCGTTGCAATCCCTACTCACTGCTAGTTGAAAGGTACAATAGTAGTCTGGCAAGGAAGGTGGGAAACTGAGGACGCACAATAAGGTGGGAGCACGCTAAATAGTTATCGTCTTCCCAAAATTGATTTCTCTATTTTCGGAGCCCTTATACAAATGCTAAGTCTCCCTCTAGGGCGTGCATGCCATGTGTTTGATGAAATGGCTCAGTGATCATATTGCTGTCTGAATGTTGATTTTAGGCCCTGTTCGGCATAGCTCCGGGTTCCCTACAAACGTTTTAGATTTGTTTTCTTCCTGTAAATGTTTCTATGATAAATTAGAATCAATTTATGAAATCATTTGGCTAGTTCAATAGATTCGGATTTCTGAAGATTGTATGTGAGAGGTGAGAAGGTAGGGTAATTCTAGTAGGAAAcacccactactacagaaccggaCTTATATGTCAcccatcactgtcagttcctTTATGGGCTAGTGATGAGGCATCACTACTAGTTCGTAGACCATGTGGGAAGAACCAGCTaccgtggcttatgaaccggcagtgattcgcAGTGATAAGGGGAATCACTGCTAGCTGATGgcttgagtcggcagtgatgcctagccgtttcatcactgtcggcttaagcTACCGACCGACAGTAACAGCTGGATATCACTACTGGCTGGCGggatgagccagcagtgatgtgtATAGTATAAAAAAGTGGCCCTCCCTCAAGCCCGAGCACAACATCGTCCCCGATGACCTTCGTCGTCCTCACGGACGCATCATCGCTTCTGAGCCATTTCCGTCCAATTCCATTACTTGGTGAGCTTCACAATGCCATACCCAATCTTTTGTGCGTGCTAGTTCGATCATAGCCAGTTGTCAGCCAAGTGCTCCGCCGGCCACCACCGCAAGCTCGCCCACCTCACCGACGAACTTCAGGCAGTGAGCCGCCTCTGCCCGAGCCGAACGCACGGTGAGGTACACCGCGGTCCAGGGAACCTCGCCACTCCCtcccttccactctctcccCCTGCAGCGCGCCACCATCGTCAGCCTAGTTCAACCGCCCGCCATGGTCGCCGCCAGCTGTGCTTGCCGTCGTACATGCCACCGCCAACGTCTCAAACGAGTTCACCACAGTGCGTTGAGCATTTTGGTATCCCTTCCCAGCCAAGCTCCACCGCCGCTCACCTTCAGTAATAGGTCAAAGtcaaaaaaatctagaaaatgcCAAAAAGAATagtagttgtattgataaattggctaaaataatctataatttgtacaaaaatatctagagctttgaaaaatatgaaactaagtttgttaattttgttttgtcatgatcaacatgataaaaatacatgcatgcatgaaatatcCACTGAAATACttctatttcattaaatatgttgtaacttgttaatccataattaaatcttcaaatatccaaaattggtcaatccaactttgttaatcttattttgtcaCGCTCGGTATAGGAAAAATGtatttcaagcatgaaatgcttgtttagcactaattctttgttaatctcaattaagccttttaaacttgattaatttctacataaattaataaaaatcataaaatgtgaaactaattttttagtccTCTATTTATACCTTACACAGTAAAAATATCTTTTGCCACgttgagtacttccctcatgcgagtttgtttgaactacctcatataattttggatttaaataTAGCAAGCATGTAATTTAGTTAATTAAGTGGGCAAATGAATTCTAATTCATGTGATTCTTTTTCTACTGCATTCATAACGTCATGCACTACATCTCTACCAAATTTTATATCATTTGGATCACATCTCAAGACATTTCATTAATTTTCATTTTGATGCACTTTGTTGCTCTCTAGAGAACGAAGTCGCTGAGTGTCATGAGGTTGATCCTGAGGGTGAATGTGCTTTTTAATTTTAATAAGTTATTTCTATATGTATATCATAcatgtaagggttgaataataaaaaaaatttaaggaTGACACCAATAAAAACTCAtcagacccggctaacaaggaggagcgccacgtgattctttaaggaaaaagaagaattaTCGAAGTAGAGAATACCGTTGACAacgaagagtacaatcaattcgacgcactacctcctttcggagaggacatcAACCTAGGTCCCATGAAAGGTACCGACGAACCTCCATATGtatgccgtgatcataatgaaaggcgaatcgttaagacaaagtagctagattgtattaattactatgtatgaatttattttagatacaattatacctcacttatgttatgaaagcttcaatttgtagtttatggtggaagatgtctttattattgagcatattgatttttgatttttaatgaattagcaatagcacaagcaccATTGCCATGTATTagtatttttgatttttaacgaattagcaatagcactagcatattgctattttcatattacatgatttacattagctatagttatgagcgtatttatttttaatttttaatgatttaaaatatttattgatgaaattaagatatatagtaagccccaatatagaaactaggtatgaacatatttattttaatttttttattaaattagaaaattgaataatttttttgcacgAGGATTTAGGTCAAtagaatgttaataaacataGATAGTATAAACTAATttgaaaacacttgagtagcgcaaCGGTTTaattgttcggtcttacttgggGTAGGTCATGGGTTTGAGTCTCGGCGGGATCGTGAGCGcagctaaaataatttttttgcaccccggactacagtgaaaggggtttgactgccggtgaacatattcgtttcactgccggtggacttcttctaccggttgtcctattgagccgacagtgaagatcccctttcactgtcggtctTTATCTTGAGCCCGCAGTGAAAGTCCTTCTCTATAAAAGTGCTCGACGCTTGCACCCTTTGAcaattagaatttttttccccttcctagCATGTGCCCTCCGCTGAATCGCTTCTGGACACCAAGGAGCCCGCGCTACCATGCCCTGCGCCGTCGTCCACCGCCGTTGTCGTTGAGGACCACCACCCTAACGCCGaggagctcaccgccttctcctCGACATCGAGGAGCCCATGCTGCCATGCACTATGCCCTCGTCCACCACCGCCGTCGTTGAGGACCACCATCTCGACGTCAAGGAGCCCACTGCCTCCACCTCGAGAAGCACCCCAACACCGAGGAGCCTGCGCTGCTATGCCATGCACCCTCGTCCACCACCACCGTTGCCATGGACAACCACCCTGATATCTAGGTAGGCCTCCCAGCTCCCCCTCtgtctccttctcccctccgaGTCCTAGGGTTTCAGCGCAAGTTTGTACTGATTCATGGTCGGctgcttgtgtgttcaaatAATAAGAATAGATGCTTGCGTGAGagttcttttgtgtgttaaaatgataaaaatagatgcttcttgtggtccttttgtgttttcaaatgataagaacatatgcttcttatggtccttttgtgtgttcaaatgataagaacagatatgctaccttggtccttttgtgtgttcaaatgataagaacagatgatACTTgtagtccttttgtgtgttcaagtgataagaatagatgcttcttgtggtccttttgtgtgctCAATTGATAAGAACTGATAT from Phragmites australis chromosome 14, lpPhrAust1.1, whole genome shotgun sequence includes these protein-coding regions:
- the LOC133891302 gene encoding NDR1/HIN1-like protein 10, which gives rise to MCGCCDDCGERVCCCIPYHVRENIKSCLILLAVVVVLAVIAAIVIVALVFGGPLRKVQITVEDASLTRFALVSTPTTALAYNLSIRLTVRNPNWAIAIKHDKPLEAAYSFDGQQFDRAKVADKGDKQGARKTVVYRLDTNSDGRSVALGNAGEAEFKKENATGVFEVEVKLTGKFKYTLRKTKCNIVATCPLKLQLAPPGTPALVFQKVKCKPEKQENKYC